In a single window of the Amycolatopsis sp. cg5 genome:
- a CDS encoding AraC family transcriptional regulator yields the protein MDALAGLLDGPRAQGAFLLRSVLNPPWSMRIQDEAPLTVVAVVNGSAWIDEVLLSAGDVAIMRGPDPYTVADDPSTPVQVIIHPGQRCVTPDGQEVEMRDLGTRTWGNDLDGSTTLLTGTYQMRGEVSARLLNALPPRVVVSAEGPLIPLLAEEIGKDQPGQEAVLDRLLDLLLIDTLRRWFSRPEAEAPAWYRAHSDPVVGPALRLLHNNPAHPWTVANLASETGISRAALARRFTDLVGEPPMSFLTGWRLAMAADLLREPDATVGSVAQRVGYGSAFALSTAFKRERGVSPREYRLSLSGV from the coding sequence ATGGACGCACTCGCCGGTTTGCTGGACGGTCCCCGTGCCCAAGGCGCCTTCCTGCTCCGCTCGGTCTTGAACCCGCCTTGGTCGATGCGCATCCAGGACGAGGCGCCCCTGACCGTGGTCGCGGTTGTGAACGGATCCGCGTGGATCGACGAGGTGCTGTTGTCCGCGGGCGACGTCGCGATCATGCGCGGCCCTGACCCGTACACGGTCGCCGACGACCCGTCGACCCCGGTGCAGGTGATCATCCATCCCGGCCAGCGCTGCGTGACCCCGGACGGCCAGGAGGTCGAGATGCGCGACCTCGGCACCCGCACCTGGGGCAACGACCTCGACGGCTCGACGACTCTGCTGACCGGCACCTACCAGATGCGCGGCGAAGTCAGCGCCCGCCTGCTGAACGCCTTGCCGCCGCGGGTGGTCGTGTCGGCCGAGGGACCGTTGATTCCGTTGCTGGCCGAGGAAATCGGCAAGGACCAGCCCGGCCAGGAGGCGGTTTTGGACCGGCTGCTGGATTTGCTGCTGATCGACACGTTGCGCCGATGGTTCTCCCGGCCCGAAGCCGAGGCGCCCGCTTGGTATCGGGCGCACAGTGATCCTGTCGTCGGGCCCGCGCTTCGGTTGCTGCACAACAACCCCGCGCATCCGTGGACGGTCGCGAACCTCGCTTCGGAGACCGGGATCTCGCGGGCGGCTTTGGCCCGGCGGTTCACGGACCTGGTGGGGGAGCCGCCGATGTCGTTCTTGACCGGGTGGCGGCTGGCGATGGCCGCGGACCTTCTGCGTGAGCCGGATGCGACGGTCGGCTCGGTCGCGCAGCGGGTGGGTTATGGGAGCGCTTTCGCTCTGAGCACGGCTTTCAAGCGGGAGCGCGGGGTGAGTCCGCGCGAATACCGACTCTCGCTCAGCGGCGTTTGA
- a CDS encoding NmrA family transcriptional regulator, whose amino-acid sequence MTNTLITGGTGKTGGRVAQRLGDDARVGSRQGSPAFDWEDRSTWEPALEGMDAAYLSYFPDLAVPGAAETVGAFAELAVAQGAKRLVLLSGRGEEGAEAGERAVQAYGADWTILRASWFDQNFSEGYLLEPVLDGTVALPAGDTPEPFVDADDIADVAVAAFSDAKHIGEVYELTGPRLLTFAEATAEIAKAAGRDIRFQQITFEEFASPEIPADVLALLNYLFTEVLDGRNARVADGVQRALGRAPRDFTDYAREAAARGAWEA is encoded by the coding sequence ATGACAAACACCTTGATCACCGGAGGCACCGGCAAGACCGGTGGCCGCGTCGCTCAGAGGCTGGGCGACGACGCCCGCGTCGGGTCGCGGCAGGGCAGCCCGGCTTTCGATTGGGAAGACCGCTCGACCTGGGAGCCCGCACTCGAAGGCATGGACGCCGCCTACCTTTCCTACTTCCCCGACCTCGCGGTTCCGGGTGCCGCCGAGACCGTCGGCGCGTTCGCCGAACTCGCCGTCGCGCAGGGCGCCAAGCGGCTCGTGCTGCTTTCGGGCCGGGGTGAGGAGGGCGCTGAGGCCGGGGAACGGGCCGTTCAGGCGTACGGTGCCGACTGGACGATTCTGCGGGCGAGCTGGTTCGACCAGAACTTCAGCGAGGGGTACCTGCTCGAGCCTGTGCTCGACGGGACCGTCGCGCTGCCCGCCGGCGACACGCCCGAGCCGTTCGTCGACGCCGATGACATCGCGGATGTCGCCGTCGCCGCGTTCAGCGACGCCAAGCACATCGGCGAGGTGTACGAGCTGACCGGGCCGCGGCTGCTGACCTTCGCCGAGGCGACCGCCGAGATCGCCAAGGCCGCCGGGCGTGACATCCGCTTTCAGCAGATCACCTTCGAGGAGTTCGCGAGCCCGGAAATCCCCGCCGATGTGCTGGCATTGCTCAATTATCTGTTCACCGAGGTGCTCGACGGCCGCAACGCCCGCGTCGCCGACGGCGTGCAGCGGGCGCTGGGCCGGGCGCCGCGCGATTTCACCGACTACGCTCGCGAAGCCGCCGCTAGGGGCGCCTGGGAGGCATGA
- a CDS encoding DUF1772 domain-containing protein translates to MSTSLSIVVILTIVGAGLVGGVFFAFSTFIMQSFGDIPAEQGINAMNSINVRIVRSAFMPAMFGTALLCVVLIVWSFRVWDQKFAIPMLLCAAVYLAGIVFLTMGYHVPLNNALAAVQDPASADAAALWQDYLKNWTRWNHVRTLAGLLPAAGLAVILWSN, encoded by the coding sequence ATGAGCACTTCACTGTCCATTGTCGTCATTTTGACCATCGTCGGGGCCGGGCTGGTCGGCGGAGTGTTCTTCGCCTTCTCGACCTTCATCATGCAGTCGTTCGGGGACATCCCGGCCGAGCAGGGCATCAACGCGATGAACTCGATCAACGTGAGAATCGTCAGATCGGCGTTCATGCCCGCGATGTTCGGGACCGCGCTGCTGTGCGTCGTGCTGATCGTGTGGTCGTTCCGGGTCTGGGACCAGAAGTTCGCCATCCCGATGCTGCTGTGCGCGGCGGTCTACCTGGCCGGGATCGTCTTCCTGACCATGGGTTACCACGTGCCGCTCAACAACGCGCTCGCCGCGGTACAGGATCCGGCGTCCGCCGACGCGGCCGCGCTGTGGCAGGACTACCTCAAGAACTGGACGCGCTGGAACCACGTCCGGACGCTGGCGGGCCTGCTCCCGGCGGCAGGCCTCGCCGTCATCCTGTGGTCGAACTAG
- the priA gene encoding bifunctional 1-(5-phosphoribosyl)-5-((5-phosphoribosylamino)methylideneamino)imidazole-4-carboxamide isomerase/phosphoribosylanthranilate isomerase PriA, with protein MTFTLLPAVDVADGQAVRLVQGEAGTETSYGSPLEAALQWQRDGAEWIHLVDLDAAFGKGSNRELLAEVVGKLDVQVELSGGIRDDASLEAALATGARRVNLGTAALEDPDWTAKVIKSHGDRVAIGLDVRISEAGHRLSARGWTSDGGDLWETLERLDRDGASRYVVTDVSKDGTLRGPNIDLLREVAARTDAPVIASGGVSSVDDLRAMAAYTRDGIEGSIVGKALYAGAFTLPEALAAVAEF; from the coding sequence GTGACTTTCACGCTCCTTCCCGCCGTTGACGTGGCCGACGGCCAGGCCGTGCGCCTGGTCCAGGGCGAGGCCGGTACCGAGACCTCCTATGGCAGCCCGCTCGAGGCGGCGCTGCAGTGGCAGCGCGACGGCGCCGAGTGGATCCATCTGGTCGACCTCGACGCCGCGTTCGGCAAGGGCTCCAACCGCGAGCTGCTCGCCGAGGTCGTCGGCAAGCTCGACGTGCAGGTCGAGCTGTCCGGCGGCATCCGCGACGACGCTTCGCTGGAGGCCGCGCTGGCCACCGGCGCCCGCCGCGTCAACCTCGGCACCGCCGCGCTCGAGGACCCGGACTGGACCGCGAAGGTGATCAAGTCGCACGGCGACCGCGTCGCGATCGGCCTCGATGTGCGGATCAGCGAGGCGGGCCACCGCCTGTCCGCGCGCGGCTGGACCTCCGACGGCGGCGACCTGTGGGAGACGCTGGAGCGGCTCGACCGCGACGGCGCCAGCCGCTACGTGGTCACCGACGTCAGCAAGGACGGCACCCTGCGCGGGCCGAACATCGACCTGCTGCGCGAGGTGGCCGCCCGTACCGACGCGCCGGTGATCGCGTCCGGCGGAGTGTCCAGTGTGGACGACCTGCGCGCGATGGCCGCGTACACCCGCGACGGCATCGAGGGCTCCATCGTCGGAAAGGCCCTGTACGCGGGAGCTTTCACGCTTCCGGAAGCCCTCGCGGCCGTCGCGGAGTTCTAG
- the hisH gene encoding imidazole glycerol phosphate synthase subunit HisH: MPTVVILDYGSGNLRSAERAVQRVGADVEVTADPQAALNADGLVVPGVGAFAACAEGLHSVQGERIIGKRLAGGRPVLGICVGMQILFERGVEHGVEAAGAGEWPGTVDRLTADVLPHMGWNTVRAPEDSQLFAGLYPEERFYFVHSYAARSWDLESGLAGQQPKVTWAHHGEDFVAAVENGPLWATQFHPEKSGDAGARLLKNWLDTL, from the coding sequence GTGCCTACAGTCGTGATCCTGGACTACGGTTCGGGCAACCTCCGCTCCGCCGAACGCGCCGTTCAGCGCGTCGGCGCGGACGTGGAGGTCACCGCGGACCCGCAAGCCGCGCTCAACGCGGACGGTCTCGTCGTGCCCGGTGTCGGCGCCTTCGCCGCCTGCGCCGAGGGGCTGCATTCGGTGCAGGGCGAGCGGATCATCGGCAAGCGGCTGGCAGGCGGGCGCCCGGTGCTGGGCATCTGCGTCGGCATGCAGATCCTGTTCGAGCGTGGCGTCGAGCACGGCGTCGAGGCGGCCGGCGCGGGGGAGTGGCCAGGCACGGTCGACCGGCTGACCGCCGACGTGCTCCCGCACATGGGCTGGAACACCGTCCGCGCGCCCGAGGACTCGCAGCTGTTCGCCGGGCTGTACCCGGAAGAACGCTTCTACTTCGTGCACTCGTACGCCGCGCGCAGCTGGGACCTCGAATCCGGGCTGGCCGGGCAGCAGCCGAAGGTCACCTGGGCCCACCACGGCGAGGACTTCGTCGCCGCCGTCGAGAACGGTCCACTGTGGGCGACCCAGTTCCACCCCGAGAAGTCGGGTGACGCCGGCGCCCGGCTGCTGAAGAACTGGCTTGACACCCTGTAG
- a CDS encoding snapalysin family zinc-dependent metalloprotease, with the protein MSRTKFVMGAVALAAAVLPLTAGMASAAPTATVVYYNASGAPSFQSAIASGAANWNRAVSNVQLRSRTSGASLRYTEGNDPRGSYAQTNGHGSGTIFIDYTQARQYDVVRIAAHETGHALGLPDHYSGPCSELMSGGGPGTSCHNANPNATEAARVQRLWANGLTANDAGTRTIVETVYAK; encoded by the coding sequence GTGTCCCGCACTAAATTCGTCATGGGCGCCGTGGCGCTCGCCGCCGCCGTGCTGCCGCTGACCGCCGGTATGGCGTCCGCCGCGCCGACCGCCACGGTCGTGTACTACAACGCTTCCGGGGCCCCGAGTTTCCAGTCCGCCATCGCCTCCGGCGCGGCCAACTGGAACCGTGCCGTGTCGAACGTGCAGCTGCGCTCGCGCACCTCCGGCGCCAGCCTGCGCTACACCGAGGGCAACGACCCGCGTGGCTCGTACGCGCAGACCAACGGCCACGGCAGCGGCACCATCTTCATCGACTACACCCAGGCCAGGCAGTACGACGTCGTCCGGATCGCGGCCCACGAGACCGGTCACGCGCTCGGCCTGCCCGACCACTACTCGGGCCCGTGCTCCGAGCTGATGTCCGGTGGCGGCCCCGGCACCTCGTGCCACAACGCCAACCCGAACGCCACCGAAGCCGCCCGCGTGCAGCGCCTCTGGGCGAACGGCCTCACCGCCAACGACGCCGGCACCCGGACGATCGTCGAGACCGTCTACGCCAAGTAA
- a CDS encoding MFS transporter, producing the protein MMISERLDRLPVTRRHRYVVALVGIATFFDLYDLFLAGTISTVLTKQFSVSPGDLKLLLASAFLGAFVGALGLGRLADRVGRRTAFLITLGLYSVFTLLGAFSTEVWMLVVCRFVAGIGIGAELPLADAYLADLLPAKHRGRATAWAYTIGFCGVPAAGFLARWLADYENGWRWLFVIGGLGAVVVLILRTGLPESPRWLVSQGRFEEADAVVRRFEKETPEITPEAPPAPKAPASALFRPPWLKRTAMLYVFQALQAFGYYGFGSLVPIVLAAKGFHLSTSLTYVALTFLGYPLGSALSIPIIERVQRKWLIISSAAGMAGFGLAFGYATTSAAIITFGFCYTLLSNVFSNAFHTYQGELFPTELRATAGGSAYSLSRLATAAMPFVLLPVLTGKGPGAMFAIVAGAMMILIVDVALLGPRTTGLSVESIADGSTMRTGATP; encoded by the coding sequence ATGATGATCTCGGAGCGCCTGGACCGGTTACCGGTGACGCGTCGCCACCGGTATGTCGTCGCACTGGTCGGCATCGCGACCTTTTTCGACCTTTATGACCTGTTTCTCGCGGGCACGATCAGCACGGTGCTGACCAAGCAATTCTCAGTGTCACCAGGTGATTTGAAGTTGCTGCTCGCGTCGGCCTTCCTCGGCGCGTTCGTCGGCGCGCTCGGGCTCGGCAGGCTGGCCGACCGGGTCGGGAGGCGCACCGCTTTCTTGATCACTCTCGGCTTGTATTCGGTTTTCACGCTTTTAGGCGCTTTCAGCACGGAAGTCTGGATGCTGGTCGTCTGCCGGTTCGTCGCGGGCATCGGCATCGGCGCGGAACTTCCGCTGGCCGACGCCTACCTCGCCGACCTGCTGCCCGCGAAGCACCGCGGCCGCGCGACCGCCTGGGCTTACACGATCGGCTTCTGCGGGGTGCCCGCCGCCGGTTTCCTCGCACGCTGGCTCGCCGACTACGAAAACGGCTGGCGCTGGCTCTTCGTGATCGGCGGACTCGGCGCCGTCGTCGTTCTGATATTGCGCACGGGTTTGCCGGAATCACCGCGCTGGCTCGTCAGCCAAGGCCGGTTCGAAGAGGCCGACGCCGTGGTACGCCGCTTCGAAAAGGAAACACCGGAAATCACCCCGGAAGCACCGCCCGCGCCCAAAGCCCCGGCGAGCGCGCTCTTCCGTCCGCCGTGGCTCAAACGGACCGCGATGCTTTACGTTTTCCAGGCACTGCAGGCGTTCGGCTATTACGGCTTCGGCTCACTCGTCCCCATTGTGCTGGCGGCCAAAGGTTTCCACCTCAGCACGTCACTCACCTACGTCGCGTTGACATTCCTCGGCTATCCGCTCGGCTCGGCGTTGTCGATCCCGATCATCGAACGCGTGCAACGCAAATGGCTCATCATCAGCAGCGCGGCCGGTATGGCCGGGTTCGGGCTCGCGTTCGGCTACGCGACGACCTCGGCGGCGATCATCACCTTCGGCTTCTGTTACACCCTGCTGTCGAACGTCTTCTCCAACGCCTTCCACACCTACCAGGGCGAGCTGTTCCCGACCGAACTGCGCGCGACCGCGGGCGGCTCGGCGTACTCGCTGTCCCGGCTGGCGACGGCCGCGATGCCGTTCGTCCTGCTGCCTGTACTCACCGGTAAAGGCCCTGGCGCGATGTTCGCGATAGTGGCGGGGGCCATGATGATTCTCATAGTCGACGTCGCGCTGCTCGGTCCCCGCACCACCGGACTTTCCGTAGAGTCGATCGCCGACGGCTCAACGATGCGCACGGGAGCAACACCATGA
- a CDS encoding acyl-CoA dehydrogenase family protein, producing MTKPDAHDFLDLDAELSGEERDMRDAVRAFANDQLLPNVAEWYESGSLPAADLAKGFGQLGLLGMHLEGYGCAGTSAVAYGIACRELEAVDSGLRSFVSVQGSLAMYAIYKWGSEEQKQEWLPRMAAGEALGCFGLTEPDAGSDPGSMRTRAVRDGGDWVLTGSKMWITNGTVAQVAVVWAQTDEGIRGFVVPTDTPGFTANEVKHKLSLRASLTAELVLDGVRLPESAAFPEVRGLRGPLSCLNEARYGILYGVVGAARSCYESALEYTLSREQFGKPLAGFQLTQRKLADLVVEVNRAGLVALQIGKLKDAGKLHHNHVSFGKMANVRSAIEVARTARGMLGANGISLEYPVMRHMANLETVLTYEGTEEMHALSLGQSVTGLAAFR from the coding sequence ATGACGAAACCGGATGCCCACGACTTCCTCGACCTCGACGCCGAGCTGAGTGGCGAAGAACGCGACATGCGCGACGCGGTCCGCGCCTTCGCGAACGACCAGCTCCTGCCGAACGTCGCGGAGTGGTACGAGTCCGGCTCGCTCCCCGCCGCCGATCTCGCCAAGGGCTTCGGCCAGCTCGGACTACTGGGCATGCACCTGGAGGGCTACGGCTGCGCCGGCACCAGCGCCGTCGCGTACGGCATCGCCTGCCGCGAGCTCGAAGCCGTCGACTCGGGCCTGCGCAGCTTCGTCTCGGTGCAGGGCTCGCTCGCGATGTACGCGATCTACAAGTGGGGCTCCGAGGAGCAGAAGCAGGAGTGGCTCCCCCGCATGGCCGCGGGCGAGGCGCTGGGCTGCTTCGGGCTCACCGAGCCGGACGCGGGCAGCGACCCCGGCTCGATGCGCACGCGCGCCGTCCGCGACGGCGGCGACTGGGTGCTCACCGGCTCGAAGATGTGGATCACCAACGGCACGGTCGCGCAGGTCGCGGTGGTCTGGGCGCAGACCGACGAAGGCATCCGCGGCTTCGTCGTCCCGACGGACACGCCCGGGTTCACCGCCAACGAGGTCAAGCACAAGCTGTCCCTGCGTGCCTCGCTGACGGCCGAGCTCGTCCTCGACGGCGTCCGCCTGCCGGAGTCCGCGGCGTTCCCCGAGGTCAGGGGTCTGCGCGGGCCGCTGTCCTGCCTGAACGAGGCCCGCTACGGCATCCTCTACGGCGTCGTCGGCGCGGCGCGCTCGTGCTACGAGTCCGCGCTGGAGTACACGCTCAGCCGTGAGCAGTTCGGCAAGCCGCTGGCCGGTTTCCAGCTCACCCAGCGCAAGCTCGCCGACCTGGTGGTCGAGGTCAACCGGGCCGGGCTGGTCGCGCTGCAGATCGGCAAGCTCAAGGACGCGGGCAAGCTGCACCACAACCACGTCAGCTTCGGGAAGATGGCGAACGTCCGGTCGGCCATCGAGGTGGCCCGCACCGCGCGCGGCATGCTCGGCGCCAACGGGATCTCGCTGGAGTACCCGGTGATGCGGCACATGGCGAACCTCGAAACCGTGCTCACCTACGAGGGCACCGAAGAGATGCACGCGCTCTCGCTCGGCCAGTCCGTGACGGGACTCGCGGCTTTCCGCTGA
- a CDS encoding NIPSNAP family protein: MNVVELRQYTLRPGRRDELIELFEREFVESQEALGIRLPGRFRDLDDPDRFVWVRGFESMEARKAALEAFYYGPVWKKHGPAANATMLDSDNVLLLRPLGADFPATMPPMVTVTISDPVEDFDKDSVCFETLDVENTFPRLPVREGEKVFVRFDFSGAATGSLRLSRVG; the protein is encoded by the coding sequence ATGAATGTCGTGGAACTGCGTCAGTACACCCTGCGTCCGGGCCGCCGTGACGAGCTGATCGAGCTCTTCGAGCGGGAGTTCGTCGAGAGCCAGGAGGCGCTCGGCATCCGGCTGCCCGGACGCTTCCGCGACCTCGACGATCCGGATCGGTTCGTCTGGGTACGCGGGTTCGAAAGCATGGAAGCGCGCAAGGCCGCGTTGGAGGCGTTCTACTACGGGCCCGTGTGGAAGAAGCACGGGCCCGCGGCGAACGCGACCATGCTCGACTCCGACAACGTGCTGCTCCTGCGCCCGCTCGGCGCCGATTTCCCCGCCACCATGCCACCGATGGTCACCGTGACGATCAGCGATCCGGTGGAGGATTTCGACAAGGACTCGGTCTGCTTCGAGACGCTCGACGTGGAGAACACGTTCCCCCGGCTGCCGGTCCGCGAAGGCGAGAAGGTGTTCGTGCGGTTCGATTTCAGTGGTGCGGCAACGGGTTCGCTCCGGCTCTCACGAGTCGGCTAG
- a CDS encoding NUDIX hydrolase, with amino-acid sequence MTTEIRPLALALIRRGDDILVFEGRDVIKDETFYRPLGGGIEFGERAADALRREFREELAAELTGIEQLAVLENIFVNDGSPGHEIVFLFGAEFADRSWLAREDLGTIIDDPGTRVFWRPVADFLSGNAILYPDGLAALLADS; translated from the coding sequence GTGACCACAGAGATCCGCCCGCTCGCGCTGGCCCTCATCCGCCGTGGCGACGACATCCTGGTCTTCGAAGGCCGCGACGTGATCAAGGACGAGACGTTCTACCGCCCGCTGGGCGGCGGCATCGAGTTCGGTGAGCGCGCGGCCGACGCGCTCCGCCGCGAGTTCCGCGAAGAGCTCGCGGCGGAGCTGACCGGGATCGAGCAGCTCGCCGTGCTGGAGAACATCTTCGTCAACGACGGCAGCCCTGGACACGAGATCGTCTTCCTGTTCGGCGCCGAGTTCGCCGACCGGTCCTGGCTCGCCCGCGAGGACCTGGGCACGATCATCGACGACCCCGGCACCCGCGTCTTCTGGCGCCCGGTCGCCGACTTCCTGTCAGGCAACGCGATTCTCTACCCGGACGGCCTGGCCGCGTTGCTAGCCGACTCGTGA
- a CDS encoding transketolase family protein: MDMRQTFLSTMDEVLDVDPRVALVMADISAASMDDAKARHPDRVLNVGIREQLLISVAGGLALSGMRPVAHTFSSFLVERPFEQVKLDLGHQGVGAVLVSSGASYDMPFAGRTHQAPGDVALIDTLPGWAIHVPGHPDEARRLLLESLPGDGNVYLRLSAQENAEAHLGTGVQVVKWGNDGVVLAVGPMLDPVLAATEGQNVTVLYTSTIRPFDAGGLRTAVWDSTPNVVLVEPYLAGTSAHVVSAALDDIPHRLRSLGVRRDIEVRTYGEMADHDLAHGLDEASIAIQIKEFLAR; the protein is encoded by the coding sequence ATGGACATGCGCCAGACTTTTCTCTCCACAATGGACGAAGTGCTCGACGTCGACCCGAGGGTCGCGCTCGTCATGGCCGACATCTCCGCGGCCTCCATGGACGACGCCAAGGCCCGCCATCCGGACCGGGTGCTCAACGTCGGCATCCGCGAGCAGCTGCTGATCAGCGTCGCGGGCGGGCTCGCGCTGTCCGGGATGCGCCCGGTCGCGCACACCTTCTCGTCGTTCCTGGTCGAGCGGCCGTTCGAGCAGGTGAAACTCGACCTCGGCCATCAGGGTGTCGGCGCGGTGCTCGTGTCGTCCGGCGCTTCCTACGACATGCCGTTCGCGGGCCGCACGCACCAGGCGCCCGGCGACGTCGCGCTCATCGACACCTTGCCCGGCTGGGCCATCCACGTGCCCGGCCACCCCGACGAGGCACGTCGCCTGCTGCTCGAATCCTTGCCTGGCGACGGTAACGTCTACCTGCGGCTTTCCGCTCAGGAGAACGCCGAAGCGCACCTCGGCACCGGCGTGCAGGTCGTCAAATGGGGCAACGACGGGGTCGTGCTGGCGGTCGGCCCGATGCTGGACCCGGTGCTGGCGGCGACGGAAGGCCAGAATGTCACCGTGCTCTACACCTCGACCATCCGGCCGTTCGACGCCGGCGGCCTGCGCACCGCGGTCTGGGATTCGACGCCGAACGTGGTGCTCGTCGAGCCGTACCTCGCCGGCACGTCGGCGCACGTCGTGTCGGCGGCGCTCGACGACATCCCGCACCGGCTGCGCTCGCTCGGCGTCCGCCGCGACATCGAGGTGCGCACATACGGCGAAATGGCGGACCACGATCTCGCGCACGGGCTCGACGAAGCGTCGATCGCCATACAGATCAAGGAGTTCCTGGCCCGGTAG
- a CDS encoding transketolase: MTTATELDRLMSLMTGDEKHDAAATSTLDVLWTLYDRVLGPDDRFFLSKGHGPMAFYAILAAKGFLDESELKTWGRPDSRLGYHPDRTRVPGAEISSGSLGHGLPLAIGTVFGLDAQKLPGDIVVLVGDAELDEGSNAEAIAVAGRQGMERLTAVVIDNSSATHGWPGGIASRFAVEGWETRTVDGRDHDALYHAFTEPHPRRPLAVVAVVEPKG; encoded by the coding sequence ATGACCACCGCCACTGAACTCGACCGGCTCATGTCGCTGATGACCGGCGACGAGAAACACGACGCGGCCGCGACGTCCACTTTGGACGTTCTGTGGACGCTCTACGACCGGGTGCTCGGCCCCGACGACCGGTTCTTCCTGTCCAAGGGACACGGCCCGATGGCATTCTACGCGATATTGGCCGCCAAGGGTTTCCTCGACGAGTCCGAGCTGAAGACCTGGGGCCGCCCCGATTCCCGGCTCGGCTACCACCCCGACCGCACCAGGGTGCCCGGCGCCGAGATCTCCAGCGGCTCGCTCGGCCACGGGCTTCCGCTCGCCATCGGCACTGTGTTCGGCCTCGACGCCCAAAAGCTGCCTGGCGACATCGTCGTGCTCGTCGGCGACGCCGAACTCGACGAGGGTTCGAACGCCGAAGCGATCGCCGTCGCCGGCCGCCAGGGTATGGAGCGGCTCACCGCGGTCGTCATCGACAACTCGTCCGCCACACATGGCTGGCCGGGCGGCATCGCGAGCCGGTTCGCCGTCGAAGGCTGGGAGACCCGTACCGTCGACGGCCGTGACCACGACGCGCTGTACCACGCCTTCACCGAGCCGCACCCCCGGCGCCCGCTCGCGGTCGTCGCCGTCGTCGAACCGAAAGGCTGA
- the soxR gene encoding redox-sensitive transcriptional activator SoxR, whose translation MTKLADHLTIGQVSDRSGVPHTALRFYEDKGLIGSERTAGNQRRYPRSVLRRIAFIRAAQRVGLTLEDISAALATLPTDHAPTKADWARLSKGWQDELDARIDALQRLRDRLTGCIGCGCLSLRSCGLYNSDDQMSRFGSGAVKLRPAVEGGI comes from the coding sequence GTGACCAAGCTTGCCGACCACCTGACCATCGGACAGGTGTCCGACCGCAGCGGCGTGCCGCACACCGCGTTGCGGTTCTACGAGGACAAAGGCCTGATCGGCTCCGAACGCACGGCGGGCAACCAGCGCCGCTATCCCCGTTCGGTGCTGCGCCGGATCGCGTTCATCCGCGCCGCGCAACGCGTCGGCCTGACACTGGAGGACATCAGCGCCGCGCTCGCGACACTGCCGACCGACCACGCCCCGACGAAGGCCGACTGGGCCCGGCTGTCGAAGGGCTGGCAGGACGAACTCGACGCCCGCATCGACGCGCTGCAACGCCTGCGCGACCGGCTGACCGGCTGCATCGGCTGCGGCTGCCTGTCCTTGCGCAGCTGCGGTCTCTACAACTCGGACGACCAGATGTCCCGTTTCGGTTCCGGCGCGGTGAAGTTGCGGCCGGCGGTCGAAGGCGGAATTTGA
- a CDS encoding RNA 2'-phosphotransferase, whose amino-acid sequence MKDLKRVSKKLSFHLRHEPDLIGIALDPQGWVSVDVLLRALAAHGFPLTRADLDEVVANNDKSRFAFDETGTRIRASQGHSVPVDLALPDSVPPAVLYHGTVARFLDSIMREGLNPGSRHAVHLSATTDTAITVGARRGKPVILSVDAAAMHTDGLTFQLSANGVWLTSAVPPAYLTFAQLPASGPG is encoded by the coding sequence ATGAAAGACCTCAAACGAGTCTCCAAGAAACTCTCGTTCCACCTCCGGCACGAACCGGACCTGATCGGCATCGCACTCGACCCGCAGGGCTGGGTGTCCGTCGACGTGCTGCTGCGCGCGCTGGCAGCGCACGGTTTCCCGCTCACCCGCGCCGACCTGGACGAGGTCGTGGCGAACAACGACAAGAGCCGCTTCGCCTTCGACGAGACCGGCACCCGCATCCGCGCCAGCCAAGGCCACAGCGTCCCGGTCGACCTCGCGCTCCCCGACTCCGTCCCGCCCGCGGTGCTCTACCACGGCACGGTCGCGCGGTTCCTCGACTCGATCATGCGCGAAGGCCTCAACCCCGGCTCACGCCACGCCGTCCACCTCTCGGCGACCACGGACACCGCCATCACGGTCGGCGCCCGGCGCGGCAAACCGGTCATCCTGAGCGTCGACGCGGCCGCCATGCACACCGACGGCCTCACCTTCCAGCTCTCGGCCAACGGCGTCTGGCTCACCTCGGCGGTCCCGCCCGCCTACCTCACCTTCGCCCAGCTCCCGGCCTCAGGCCCGGGATAA